In a single window of the Dreissena polymorpha isolate Duluth1 chromosome 3, UMN_Dpol_1.0, whole genome shotgun sequence genome:
- the LOC127872324 gene encoding acetylcholine receptor subunit alpha-1-B-like, with product MKPIWVALAATLTVLMTSFNGMPAKTVTDAERLFSDLMVGYSKMFRPVLNESRQVVVSTLLDLISIQDFNEVEEKISFTGLLFLAWKDERLVWDPKDYGGIDNLYIDVSKIWVSQMMLTNNVNKNERLSEDWHTVKVNASGVCAHHIGNVFTSSCDVDVTFYPWDTQTCSLDFMPANYGVDKMILYPLYHKVKLTYYSPNGACDLMDTSVTSELYSFMVRFNVVLERKPRFAIVNVLLPLIIMSALNILVFLIPTECGERISFCLTVLLSIAVFLTLVGDNLPKNSNPMSLFSYYLVSVLVISVAITLAVICSLHMYHRSEKQQPGGAWRAIAMCLGCYYVRRTGSESADRTNRSDKIKFARPENASDRSFPGMHSMPYSIHTHRSEILYLPTHSNGTPPSARPEDKPLQNKETDDSDSSVLEITWAETSIFGYTFTHEKPLTLSQKVLESKGDSKKLYKFVSELTGSKSENPLPTVQNENTLADTFADHCIQKIETIRKTLKDFDNYTPIAKQITILPANVSSRCYRKKLKPSTNSKIVHKKLTIG from the exons ATGAAGCCAATCTGGGTTGCTTTGGCGGCTACTCTTACCGTGTTAATGACGTCATTCAACGGGATGCCCGCTAAGACGGTTACGGACGCTGAGCGTTTATTCAGTGACTTAATGGTGGGTTACAGCAAAATGTTCAGGCCTGTGTTGAATGAGTCGAGACAGGTCGTAGTGTCCACATTGTTGGATCTCATCTCTATTCAAGATTTTAACGAAGTCGAAGAGAAAATATCATTTACTGGGCTATTGTTCCTCGCATGGAAGGATGAGCGACTGGTTTGGGACCCTAAGGACTACGGTGGTATTGATAATCTCTATATTGACGTCAGCAAGATTTGGGTTTCACAAATGATGCTTACGAACAATGTTAATAAAAATGAACGTTTGTCTGAGGACTGGCATACAGTGAAAGTCAATGCGTCGGGGGTTTGCGCGCATCATATAGGCAACGTGTTTACATCATCGTGCGACGTCGACGTCACTTTCTATCCCTGGGATACGCAAACATGCAGCCTTGACTTCATGCCGGCAAACTACGGTGTTGATAAAATGATTCTATATCCACTATATCACAAAGTTAAATTGACCTACTACTCGCCTAATGGCGCCTGTGATCTCATGGACACAAGCGTTACATCAGAGCTTTACAGCTTCATGGTTAGGTTCAATGTCGTGTTAGAGAGAAAGCCCCGATTTGCGATAGTGAATGTGCTACTTCCATTGATAATTATGTCCGCGTTGAATATTCTGGTCTTCCTGATCCCTACGGAATGCGGGGAGCGCATCTCCTTTTGCCTGACGGTGCTGCTGTCCATTGCGGTTTTCCTGACGCTCGTGGGAGACAATCTTCCGAAAAACTCGAATCCGATGTCGCTGTTTAGCTACTATCTGGTGTCGGTGCTCGTCATCAGTGTCGCCATTACGCTCGCCGTCATATGCAGCCTCCACATGTACCACAGAAGTGAAAAGCAACAGCCGGGAGGCGCGTGGAGGGCCATCGCTATGTGTTTAGGGTGCTACTATGTTCGGCGGACCGGGTCAGAGAGTGCTGACAGGACTAATCGCAGTGACAAAATCAAGTTTGCTCGGCCAGAAAACGCTTCCGATAGATCTTTCCCCGGCATGCATTCAATGCCGTATTCGATCCACACCCATCGTAGTGAAATACTGTACCTACCTACACATAGTAACGGGACTCCGCCTTCAGCTCGTCCCGAGGACAAACCCCTTCAGAACAAAGAAACGGACGACAGTGATAGCTCAGTCTTGGAAATCACATGGGCAGAA ACCTCCATCTTTGGCTACACCTTTACA CATGAAAAGCCATTGACACTCAGCCAGAAAGTACTTGAATCTAAGGGTGATTCCAAAAAGCTGTACAAATTTGTGTCGGAGCTTACGGGAAGCAAGTCTGAGAACCCGTTGCCAactgttcaaaatgaaaatacttTAGCTGACACATTTGCTGATCATTGTATACAGAAAATAGAGACAATCCGAAAAACTCTTAAAGACTTTGACAACTACACGCCGATTGCGAAACAG ATTACCATACTGCCAGCAAACGTTTCAAGCCGATGCTATCGGAAAAAACTGAAGCCATCAACGAACTCCAAGATTGTGCACAAGAAATTAACAATTGGATGA